The Monomorium pharaonis isolate MP-MQ-018 chromosome 5, ASM1337386v2, whole genome shotgun sequence genome includes a window with the following:
- the LOC105833236 gene encoding nuclear factor of activated T-cells 5 isoform X3, whose amino-acid sequence MLLKGRVATAKKYRRHHGKSVAKSATGSNAGGASSTVTAASVSRSTAGNRIQSARRTVTNQQQLHQQTPQQQQQQQPKQSRYPSSFGLTARSSDEHGSRTGTTPDDNSNDSGLGSEERQQHFNNVNLWNNVGEEDSKRRKMDIKLESEDANFAFPEAAPGTSPDNKPAPTVRTTVNGIGLGGISGNRSGNGNSIGRVVGITRPRPAMGVLTKRTPITHQGPVTLVSQLSNVSADGKTQLQIVCQPEQQHRARYQTEGSRGAVKDRSGNGFPMVRLIGYDKPTNLQVFIGTDFGRVAPHMFYQACRVSGKNSTPCVERKIDGTIVIEIDMDPAKDVTCDCVGILKERNVDVEHRFPQEAGLLQGRSKKKSTRCRMVFRTAITHADGTTETLQVCSQPIVCTQPPGIPEICKKSLTSCPCTGGLELIILGKNFLKDTRVVFQLDSDDLSSSLEPHWECTVLPDKEHLHPVHLVCVIPPYRRQDLASTETVSVKLFAVSSGKTSEPHTFLYTAASTPPQPSVGKVESISPSLANGDTSLVTTPSATAVASSGLLTQAAAGAAGFLSNASTQSQQSATTEALKSDPSPPPAGTPQVTPVMLWASQSSNSPSDVMMPPPVLVANPLMNRRSSSNLQLILPDNLKTEVVDENSQNSMLSENSMQSIPTPTATANGPTSVTSPLQQLVNENSREPASSQADIIRTVAAATAANNSPVQETVNSLLGVVDLIRNQHPLSMVNAHHSTSFGDMHESTQVQVLSPHRLKDTNGVLPTDNSSNGAALQGAGVVDLRMKHHHHPDFGTLSSFTGATGTQALSASSSHVVEKYLNHIESSVGTAEEPNNVENEFAIQQQRTSIISESNQQSAAAPEILANTGQTSTLQDKLKLDALVNSAAEQMVSPMHSVNPNSTAMLSRVTTEHEPMSNGQQTRTSPSIPVKTMLLEALIPSQTVQPMAEMAGTTSVSPATTVEQTGDSLLTSINAALLPEPQVSAATATSNSTVFLNRKQKRYKRLNEKACSVAGNAMPGVAVEQMQQIQAFTQQEVMQQVQQVEQVVAQAQQQVEQVVAQAQQQAVQVVHQAQQQVVQQVVQHAQVVQQAVQQVQAVQQVQAAQVVQQAVQQATEEVVQQAVQQATQEVVQQVQAVQQAVQHAQAAQVMQQAVQQDIGSMLNQPAGFVAEASSALASGAAQEPSQQRLTNAAEQAINNVITNATKDIINNRPISTTTAHAIIATKKILNSVATQSAQLMNNAMEGILPKSPSGQNNIIEQVASKSPTVALPVTPNRQAVNAPISNPAVSTASNRKTEDGMLPQELTSMSEHDLLSYINPNCFEQLPQSGFLL is encoded by the exons GTAGCAACGCAGGCGGTGCGTCGTCAACGGTGACAGCAGCGTCCGTCTCAAGAAGCACTGCAGGTAATCGCATCCAATCCGCCAGAAGGACAGTTACTAATCAACAGCAACTGCACCAACAAACCCcacagcaacagcaacaacaacaaccaAAACAATCCAGATATCCGTCGTCTTTCGGTCTAACTGCGAGGAGTTCTGATGAGCACGGATCTAGGACCGGTACGACGCCAGACGATAACTCAAACGATTCCGGTCTTGGTTCTGAGGAACGTCAGCAGCATTTTAACAACGTTAAT CTCTGGAACAACGTCGGCGAGGAGGACTCGAAGAGGAGGAAGATGGATATCAAATTAGAGTCTGAGGACGCAAATTTTGCGTTCCCGGAAGCAGCCCCTGGTACCAGCCCTGACAATAAACCAGCACCGACGGTCAGAACCACCGTCAATGGGATCGGTTTGGGAGGAATATCCGGCAACAGATCCGGAAATGGCAATTCTATAGGCAGAGTTGTGGGAATAACCAGACCTCGACCTGCCATGGGCGTGTTGACCAAAAGGACACCGATCACGCACCAGGGACCTGTTACCCTTGTCTCGCAATTAT CCAACGTTTCCGCCGATGGCAAAACCCAACTGCAGATTGTCTGTCAACCCGAGCAGCAGCACCGAGCTCGCTATCAGACGGAGGGCTCGCGAGGCGCGGTGAAGGACCGCAGCGGGAACGGCTTCCCCATGGTACGACTCATTGGCTATGACAAGCCGACGAATCTGCAGGTGTTTATCGGCACCGATTTTGGTCGAGTGGCACCCCACATGTTCTATCAGGCTTGTCGAGTGAGCGGCAAGAACTCCACACCCTGCGTCGAGCGGAAGATCGATGGCACGATCGTGATAGAAATTGACATGGATCCGGCAAAGGATGTCACTTGCGACTGCGTTGGCATCCTCAAAGAGCGCAATGTCGACGTCGAGCATCGGTTTCCTCAGGAAGCCGGGCTGCTACAGGGAAGAAGCAAAAAGAAATCCACACGATGTCGCATGGTCTTCCGTACAGCTATCACGCATGCTGATGGGACCACAGAGACGCTGCAAGTCTGCTCCCAACCGATAGTCTGTA CTCAACCACCTGGAATTCCAGAgatttgcaaaaaatctttAACGTCCTGTCCGTGCACAGGCGGGCTAGAACTCATCATACTCGGCAAGAACTTTCTGAAAGACACGCGAGTAGTCTTTCAGCTGGACAGCGACGACCTGTCGAGCAGCCTGGAGCCGCACTGGGAATGCACCGTACTGCCGGACAAGGAGCATCTACACCCAGTACATCTGGTATGCGTGATACCGCCTTATCGCAGGCAGGATCTCGCGTCTACGGAAACGGTCAGCGTCAAATTGTTCGCGGTGTCGTCTGGCAAGACCAGCGAACCGCATACCTTTCTTTACACGGCTGCTTCCACTCCTCCGCAACCATCTGTAGGCAAAGTCGAGTCCATCTCACCTTCGCTAGCAAACGGTGATACTAGCCTAGTGACCACGCCTTCCGCCACGGCTGTCGCATCCAGCG GTTTACTGACACAAGCAGCTGCGGGAGCTGCAGGCTTCCTGTCGAATGCATCAACTCAATCGCAACAAAGCGCTACTACAGAGGCTTTGAAGAGTGATCCCAGTCCACCACCAGCGGGAACGCCCCAGGTGACCCCCGTAATGCTCTGGGCCTCACAGTCTTCAAATTCTCCTTCTGATGTCATGATGCCGCCCCCAGTTCTCGTAGCAAATCCTCTAATGAATCGACGATCTTCGTCCAATCTTCAGCTGATTCTGCCGGATAACTTAAAAACGGAAGTAGTGGATGAAAACAGCCAGAACAGCATGCTGAGCGAAAACAGCATGCAAAGCATTCCGACGCCGACGGCGACCGCAAATGGTCCGACATCGGTTACCTCTCCTCTTCAGCAGTTGGTCAACGAGAACTCCAGAGAACCTGCATCCTCGCAAGCTGATATTATCAGGACTGTTGCCGCTGCGACGGCTGCCAATAACAGTCCCGTGCAAGAGACTGTGAACAGTCTTCTCGGAGTGGTGGATCTGATACGTAATCAGCATCCTCTATCGATGGTGAATGCACATCATTCGACTTCGTTTGGAG acaTGCATGAGTCGACTCAGGTCCAAGTTCTTAGTCCTCATCGCCTTAAGGACACAAATGGTGTCCTGCCAACGGACAATAGCTCCAATGGAGCTGCCCTTCAAGGTGCCGGTGTAGTAGATCTTCGCATGAAACACCATCATCACCCCGACTTTGGCACGCTATCGAGTTTTACCGGCGCTACCGGAACTCAGGCTTTGTCGGCATCAAGCAGTCATGTGGTGGAAAAGTACCTGAATCACATAGAATCCTCGGTAGGCACCGCTGAGGAACCTAATAATGTAGAAAATGAGTTCGCTATTCAACAGCAGCGGACTTCCATCATTTCGGAAAGCAACCAACAATCGGCAGCTGCCCCAGAAATTTTAGCCAATACAG GACAAACTTCAACTCTTCAGGACAAACTAAAGTTGGATGCCTTAGTAAACTCCGCAGCTGAACAGATGGTCTCTCCAATGCACTCAGTGAATCCCAATTCTACCGCAATGTTAAGCCGTGTGACAACAGAACATGAGCCAATGAGTAATGGTCAGCAGACTAGAACTAGTCCATCGATTCCGGTGAAGACAATGTTGCTAGAAGCGCTAATCCCATCACAGACAGTGCAGCCAATGGCAGAAATGGCGGGTACAACGTCGGTATCGCCTGCAACAACGGTAGAGCAAACGGGAGACAGTCTGCTAACTAGTATCAACGCAGCACTGTTGCCAGAACCACAAGTCAGCGCGGCAACCGCCACGTCGAATTCAACGGTATTTCTTAAccgaaaacaaaaaagatataagcGGTTGAACGAAAAA gCTTGCTCAGTTGCTGGCAATGCGATGCCGGGGGTCGCAGTAGAGCAGATGCAACAGATTCAAGCGTTTACGCAACAAGAGGTAATGCAACAGGTACAACAGGTGGAACAGGTAGTAGCGCAAGCGCAGCAGCAAGTTGAACAGGTTGTCGCGCAAGCGCAGCAACAGGCAGTCCAAGTGGTACATCAGGCCCAGCAACAGGTAGTCCAGCAAGTAGTTCAGCATGCTCAAGTAGTGCAGCAAGCGGTACAGCAAGTGCAAGCTGTACAGCAAGTTCAAGCGGCTCAGGTAGTACAGCAAGCGGTGCAGCAGGCGACTGAGGAAGTGGTGCAACAAGCAGTGCAACAAGCGACTCAAGAAGTGGTGCAGCAG GTTCAAGCAGTGCAGCAAGCTGTCCAACACGCTCAAGCGGCCCAAGTTATGCAGCAGGCTGTTCAACAAGACATAGGTTCTATGTTAAATCAACCCGCGGGCTTTGTGGCCGAAGCTAGTTCTGCTTTAGCTAGTGGGGCCGCTCAGGAACCCTCTCAACAACGTTTGACTAACGCAGCGGAACAAGCcattaataatgttatcaCCAACGCCACAAAGGATATCATTAACAATCGGCCGATCTCGACGACTACCGCTCATGCGATTATCGCCACGAAGAAAATTCTGAATAGCGTGGCGACTCAAAGCGCGCAGTTGATGAATAATGCGATGGAGGGAATCCTACCGAAATCTCCTTCAGGACAGAACAATATCATTGAACAGGTCGCCAGTAAATCGCCGACGGTCGCACTTCCGGTCACTCCAAACCGTCAGGCTGTAAACGCACCAATTTCCAATCCTGCCGTAAGCACTGCGTCCAACAGAAAGACGGAGGATGGAATGCTGCCTCAAGAGCTCACCTCTATGTCGGAACACGATCTTCTGAGCTACATCAATCCCAATTGTTTTGAACAACTTCCGCAAAGCGGATTTCTTTTGTAG
- the LOC105833236 gene encoding nuclear factor of activated T-cells 5 isoform X1, which produces MAPDLEKRRQELRRGSSGTLDHVNDQMGMLLQLRCAGGTADLHRYGSNAGGASSTVTAASVSRSTAGNRIQSARRTVTNQQQLHQQTPQQQQQQQPKQSRYPSSFGLTARSSDEHGSRTGTTPDDNSNDSGLGSEERQQHFNNVNLWNNVGEEDSKRRKMDIKLESEDANFAFPEAAPGTSPDNKPAPTVRTTVNGIGLGGISGNRSGNGNSIGRVVGITRPRPAMGVLTKRTPITHQGPVTLVSQLSNVSADGKTQLQIVCQPEQQHRARYQTEGSRGAVKDRSGNGFPMVRLIGYDKPTNLQVFIGTDFGRVAPHMFYQACRVSGKNSTPCVERKIDGTIVIEIDMDPAKDVTCDCVGILKERNVDVEHRFPQEAGLLQGRSKKKSTRCRMVFRTAITHADGTTETLQVCSQPIVCTQPPGIPEICKKSLTSCPCTGGLELIILGKNFLKDTRVVFQLDSDDLSSSLEPHWECTVLPDKEHLHPVHLVCVIPPYRRQDLASTETVSVKLFAVSSGKTSEPHTFLYTAASTPPQPSVGKVESISPSLANGDTSLVTTPSATAVASSGLLTQAAAGAAGFLSNASTQSQQSATTEALKSDPSPPPAGTPQVTPVMLWASQSSNSPSDVMMPPPVLVANPLMNRRSSSNLQLILPDNLKTEVVDENSQNSMLSENSMQSIPTPTATANGPTSVTSPLQQLVNENSREPASSQADIIRTVAAATAANNSPVQETVNSLLGVVDLIRNQHPLSMVNAHHSTSFGDMHESTQVQVLSPHRLKDTNGVLPTDNSSNGAALQGAGVVDLRMKHHHHPDFGTLSSFTGATGTQALSASSSHVVEKYLNHIESSVGTAEEPNNVENEFAIQQQRTSIISESNQQSAAAPEILANTGQTSTLQDKLKLDALVNSAAEQMVSPMHSVNPNSTAMLSRVTTEHEPMSNGQQTRTSPSIPVKTMLLEALIPSQTVQPMAEMAGTTSVSPATTVEQTGDSLLTSINAALLPEPQVSAATATSNSTVFLNRKQKRYKRLNEKACSVAGNAMPGVAVEQMQQIQAFTQQEVMQQVQQVEQVVAQAQQQVEQVVAQAQQQAVQVVHQAQQQVVQQVVQHAQVVQQAVQQVQAVQQVQAAQVVQQAVQQATEEVVQQAVQQATQEVVQQVQAVQQAVQHAQAAQVMQQAVQQDIGSMLNQPAGFVAEASSALASGAAQEPSQQRLTNAAEQAINNVITNATKDIINNRPISTTTAHAIIATKKILNSVATQSAQLMNNAMEGILPKSPSGQNNIIEQVASKSPTVALPVTPNRQAVNAPISNPAVSTASNRKTEDGMLPQELTSMSEHDLLSYINPNCFEQLPQSGFLL; this is translated from the exons GTAGCAACGCAGGCGGTGCGTCGTCAACGGTGACAGCAGCGTCCGTCTCAAGAAGCACTGCAGGTAATCGCATCCAATCCGCCAGAAGGACAGTTACTAATCAACAGCAACTGCACCAACAAACCCcacagcaacagcaacaacaacaaccaAAACAATCCAGATATCCGTCGTCTTTCGGTCTAACTGCGAGGAGTTCTGATGAGCACGGATCTAGGACCGGTACGACGCCAGACGATAACTCAAACGATTCCGGTCTTGGTTCTGAGGAACGTCAGCAGCATTTTAACAACGTTAAT CTCTGGAACAACGTCGGCGAGGAGGACTCGAAGAGGAGGAAGATGGATATCAAATTAGAGTCTGAGGACGCAAATTTTGCGTTCCCGGAAGCAGCCCCTGGTACCAGCCCTGACAATAAACCAGCACCGACGGTCAGAACCACCGTCAATGGGATCGGTTTGGGAGGAATATCCGGCAACAGATCCGGAAATGGCAATTCTATAGGCAGAGTTGTGGGAATAACCAGACCTCGACCTGCCATGGGCGTGTTGACCAAAAGGACACCGATCACGCACCAGGGACCTGTTACCCTTGTCTCGCAATTAT CCAACGTTTCCGCCGATGGCAAAACCCAACTGCAGATTGTCTGTCAACCCGAGCAGCAGCACCGAGCTCGCTATCAGACGGAGGGCTCGCGAGGCGCGGTGAAGGACCGCAGCGGGAACGGCTTCCCCATGGTACGACTCATTGGCTATGACAAGCCGACGAATCTGCAGGTGTTTATCGGCACCGATTTTGGTCGAGTGGCACCCCACATGTTCTATCAGGCTTGTCGAGTGAGCGGCAAGAACTCCACACCCTGCGTCGAGCGGAAGATCGATGGCACGATCGTGATAGAAATTGACATGGATCCGGCAAAGGATGTCACTTGCGACTGCGTTGGCATCCTCAAAGAGCGCAATGTCGACGTCGAGCATCGGTTTCCTCAGGAAGCCGGGCTGCTACAGGGAAGAAGCAAAAAGAAATCCACACGATGTCGCATGGTCTTCCGTACAGCTATCACGCATGCTGATGGGACCACAGAGACGCTGCAAGTCTGCTCCCAACCGATAGTCTGTA CTCAACCACCTGGAATTCCAGAgatttgcaaaaaatctttAACGTCCTGTCCGTGCACAGGCGGGCTAGAACTCATCATACTCGGCAAGAACTTTCTGAAAGACACGCGAGTAGTCTTTCAGCTGGACAGCGACGACCTGTCGAGCAGCCTGGAGCCGCACTGGGAATGCACCGTACTGCCGGACAAGGAGCATCTACACCCAGTACATCTGGTATGCGTGATACCGCCTTATCGCAGGCAGGATCTCGCGTCTACGGAAACGGTCAGCGTCAAATTGTTCGCGGTGTCGTCTGGCAAGACCAGCGAACCGCATACCTTTCTTTACACGGCTGCTTCCACTCCTCCGCAACCATCTGTAGGCAAAGTCGAGTCCATCTCACCTTCGCTAGCAAACGGTGATACTAGCCTAGTGACCACGCCTTCCGCCACGGCTGTCGCATCCAGCG GTTTACTGACACAAGCAGCTGCGGGAGCTGCAGGCTTCCTGTCGAATGCATCAACTCAATCGCAACAAAGCGCTACTACAGAGGCTTTGAAGAGTGATCCCAGTCCACCACCAGCGGGAACGCCCCAGGTGACCCCCGTAATGCTCTGGGCCTCACAGTCTTCAAATTCTCCTTCTGATGTCATGATGCCGCCCCCAGTTCTCGTAGCAAATCCTCTAATGAATCGACGATCTTCGTCCAATCTTCAGCTGATTCTGCCGGATAACTTAAAAACGGAAGTAGTGGATGAAAACAGCCAGAACAGCATGCTGAGCGAAAACAGCATGCAAAGCATTCCGACGCCGACGGCGACCGCAAATGGTCCGACATCGGTTACCTCTCCTCTTCAGCAGTTGGTCAACGAGAACTCCAGAGAACCTGCATCCTCGCAAGCTGATATTATCAGGACTGTTGCCGCTGCGACGGCTGCCAATAACAGTCCCGTGCAAGAGACTGTGAACAGTCTTCTCGGAGTGGTGGATCTGATACGTAATCAGCATCCTCTATCGATGGTGAATGCACATCATTCGACTTCGTTTGGAG acaTGCATGAGTCGACTCAGGTCCAAGTTCTTAGTCCTCATCGCCTTAAGGACACAAATGGTGTCCTGCCAACGGACAATAGCTCCAATGGAGCTGCCCTTCAAGGTGCCGGTGTAGTAGATCTTCGCATGAAACACCATCATCACCCCGACTTTGGCACGCTATCGAGTTTTACCGGCGCTACCGGAACTCAGGCTTTGTCGGCATCAAGCAGTCATGTGGTGGAAAAGTACCTGAATCACATAGAATCCTCGGTAGGCACCGCTGAGGAACCTAATAATGTAGAAAATGAGTTCGCTATTCAACAGCAGCGGACTTCCATCATTTCGGAAAGCAACCAACAATCGGCAGCTGCCCCAGAAATTTTAGCCAATACAG GACAAACTTCAACTCTTCAGGACAAACTAAAGTTGGATGCCTTAGTAAACTCCGCAGCTGAACAGATGGTCTCTCCAATGCACTCAGTGAATCCCAATTCTACCGCAATGTTAAGCCGTGTGACAACAGAACATGAGCCAATGAGTAATGGTCAGCAGACTAGAACTAGTCCATCGATTCCGGTGAAGACAATGTTGCTAGAAGCGCTAATCCCATCACAGACAGTGCAGCCAATGGCAGAAATGGCGGGTACAACGTCGGTATCGCCTGCAACAACGGTAGAGCAAACGGGAGACAGTCTGCTAACTAGTATCAACGCAGCACTGTTGCCAGAACCACAAGTCAGCGCGGCAACCGCCACGTCGAATTCAACGGTATTTCTTAAccgaaaacaaaaaagatataagcGGTTGAACGAAAAA gCTTGCTCAGTTGCTGGCAATGCGATGCCGGGGGTCGCAGTAGAGCAGATGCAACAGATTCAAGCGTTTACGCAACAAGAGGTAATGCAACAGGTACAACAGGTGGAACAGGTAGTAGCGCAAGCGCAGCAGCAAGTTGAACAGGTTGTCGCGCAAGCGCAGCAACAGGCAGTCCAAGTGGTACATCAGGCCCAGCAACAGGTAGTCCAGCAAGTAGTTCAGCATGCTCAAGTAGTGCAGCAAGCGGTACAGCAAGTGCAAGCTGTACAGCAAGTTCAAGCGGCTCAGGTAGTACAGCAAGCGGTGCAGCAGGCGACTGAGGAAGTGGTGCAACAAGCAGTGCAACAAGCGACTCAAGAAGTGGTGCAGCAG GTTCAAGCAGTGCAGCAAGCTGTCCAACACGCTCAAGCGGCCCAAGTTATGCAGCAGGCTGTTCAACAAGACATAGGTTCTATGTTAAATCAACCCGCGGGCTTTGTGGCCGAAGCTAGTTCTGCTTTAGCTAGTGGGGCCGCTCAGGAACCCTCTCAACAACGTTTGACTAACGCAGCGGAACAAGCcattaataatgttatcaCCAACGCCACAAAGGATATCATTAACAATCGGCCGATCTCGACGACTACCGCTCATGCGATTATCGCCACGAAGAAAATTCTGAATAGCGTGGCGACTCAAAGCGCGCAGTTGATGAATAATGCGATGGAGGGAATCCTACCGAAATCTCCTTCAGGACAGAACAATATCATTGAACAGGTCGCCAGTAAATCGCCGACGGTCGCACTTCCGGTCACTCCAAACCGTCAGGCTGTAAACGCACCAATTTCCAATCCTGCCGTAAGCACTGCGTCCAACAGAAAGACGGAGGATGGAATGCTGCCTCAAGAGCTCACCTCTATGTCGGAACACGATCTTCTGAGCTACATCAATCCCAATTGTTTTGAACAACTTCCGCAAAGCGGATTTCTTTTGTAG